Genomic window (Streptomyces yatensis):
TGATCTCGACCATGGCGCCCGCCCGCTGATCCGCGCCTTCCGGCTGGCCTATGCCGCGCTGCCGTCCGCCGCCGCCCGGATGCTGCGGCTGCTGGTGCTGGCTCCCGGCGGATCGACCGACGCCCAGACCGCCTCCGCGCTGGCCGGATGCTCGGTGGCGGACGGCGAGGCGGCGCTGGAGGGCTTCGCCGCGTACGGGATGCTGCGCCCGCGCGGGCCGGGCGACTACCAGGTGCCCGGCTGTCTCGATCCGCTGCTGCGGGAGCGGCTGGCGGCCGAGGAGCGCCCGGCCGAGGTGGAGCTGGCGCGGGCGCGGATGCTGGAGCGCGCCGTACGGCAGCTGCACGCGTGCCGGCTGGCCGCCGAGCCCGCCGGTTCGCCGGGCCGCAAGAAGCTGGCCGGGATGCCGAAGCCGCTGCGCTTTTCGTCGTCGGCGCAGGCGGCGGAGTGGCTGGAGGCCCGGCTGCCCACCCTGATCGAGGCCGCCCGGCTGGCCGTGGAGGCCGGTGAACTCGACACCCTGGCGCGGCGGTTGGTGGCCGCGCTCACCCATGCCCTCACCGCCCACCGGGGTGCCGAGGACGCCGCGGTGGAGCTGTACGGACTGCATGAGCTGGTGCTGGACGTGGCCCGGCGCCGCGATCTGCCGGTGGAGCGGGCGGCCGCGCTGCTGAACCTGGGCGATCTGGACGGCGGGGCGGGCCGGGTGGACCAGGCCCTCGCGCGGTACAAGAGCGCCCTGGAGGCCGCCCGCGCGTCGGGTGATCCGTATACGACCGGGCGGGCGCTGGAGTCGATCGGCGGCATGTACCAGGAGCTGGAGGACTGGCACCGGGCGGCCGACTGGTATGGACGCGCCCTGGAGCTGCGGCTGAGCCGCCGCGATCTGGACGCCGCCGCCCGGATGTACGCACGGCTCGGCACCGTCCATGGCTACGCCGGGCAGTGGGGCGAGGCGCTGCGTGACTGGCGCGCCGCCGCGGCCGCCTGCCGCCGGGCGGGGGACCGGCCGGGGTTTGCCCGGGCACTCAGCGGCGCCGCGGGCGCCCAGGAGCGCACCGGGCGGCCGAGGGATGCGCTGCGCACCTGGGCGGAGGCCGCCGCGGCCGCCCGGACCTGCGGTGACACCGGGCTGCACGCCGATCTGGCGCACCACGCGGCGGACGCGATGGACCGGCTCGGCGGGGACCCGGCGGTGGCCCGGTCGCTGCGGCGCACCGCCCGTAAGAGCGCCACGGAGGCGCCGGAGGACACGGGTCCGTCACCTCAGAGTGGCGAAGGAAACCCCGACGACCTACGAAATCAGTAGTGGTCTTCCAAAAGATTGATGCATTGCAAGGCTAGACAGCGCGACGTCCTTCATTAGACTGGTCGTACCGCGATTGTTGCGGTCGTCTCCGGCATGCGGACGCGTTCCGGTTTGCCTGTCTATGGTCGGTGGTGTATCGACCGGCGACCGGCTATGGCGATATGTTCCTTTCCCCCCCATTCAAGGACCGTGATCGACGTGAAGGTCGGTATCCCCCGCGAGGTCAAGAACAACGAGTTCCGTGTGGCCATCACCCCCGCCGGTGTGCACGAGCTGGTCCGAGGCGGCCACGAGGTCGTCGTGGAGCAGAGCGCGGGCCTCGGCTCCTCCATCACGGACGAGGAGTACACCGCCGCCGGTGCGCGCATCCTCGGCACCGCCGACGAGGTCTGGGCCACCGCCGACCTGCTGCTGAAGGTCAAGGAGCCCGTCGCGGAGGAATACCACCGGATGCGCAAGGGCCAGACGCTCTTCACCTATCTGCATCTGGCGGCCTCCCGGGCCTGCACGGACGCGCTGCTGGAGTCCGGCACCACCGCCATCGCCTACGAGACCGTCGAGACCGCGAACCGCGCCCTGCCGCTGCTCGCGCCGATGTCCGAGGTCGCGGGCCGGATCGCGCCGCAGGTCGGCGCGTACCACCTGATGCGCTCGGCCGGCGGCCGTGGTGTGCTGCCCGCCGGGGTGCCGGGTGTGGCCGCCGCGCGGGCCGTGGTCATCGGCGGTGGCGTCTCCGGGTGGAACGCCGCCCAGATCGCCATCGGCATGGGCTTCCACGTCACCCTGCTCGACAAGGACATCAACAAGCTGCGCGAGGCCGACCGGATCTTCGGCACCCGGGTGCAGACCATCGCCTCCAACGCCTTCGAGCTGGAGAAGGCCGTCCTCGAGGCCGACCTGGTCATCGGCGCGGTGCTGATCCCGGGCGCCAAGGCGCCCAAGCTGGTCACCAACGAGCTGGTGTCCCGGATGAAGCCGGGAAGTGTCCTTGTCGACATCGCGATCGACCAGGGCGGCTGCTTCGAGGACTCCCGCCCCACCACCCACGCCGAGCCGACCTTCGCGGTCCACGACTCGGTCTTCTACTGCGTCGCGAACATGCCCGGCGCGGTGCCGAACACCTCCACCCACGCGCTCACCAACGCGACGCTCCCGTACATCGTGGAGCTGGCCAACCGCGGCTGGCGGGACGCGCTGCGCCGGGACGCCGCGCTGGCCAAGGGGCTCAACACCCATGAGGGACAGGTCGTCTACGGCCCGGTCGCCGAGGCGCACGACCTGCCCACGGTCGAACTGAGCTCGCTGATCGGCTGAATGACGCTCGGAGTTCACCGGCCCGGCCGCCGGAGCGGGTGAACTCCGGTTGCCGGACGGTCAACCCGGACCGTCAACCACATGTCAACAATGGGCATCCGGCCGGGTCTTGTCGAAGGATGAGGCCCGGCCGAAGGTGTGTCCGCTGTGCCCCGTATCGCGTGCGGCCCATGGCTCGGCCAACTCGCCCTAAATGCAACTATTCAGACGCTTTATGCGGCGGTGAAATCTCCGCGGCGCCGTTCACACGCCCTTGACATCGGGGTGTTCGATTGCCGACACATCATGCCGTGTCCGGTGGATTGTGTTGCTGAGGACCGCCGACACGCCATAGAGTCGCCAACCGTCGGCATGGTGTCACGCTGACCTATAGAGAAATTTCCTGGTCACCAAGGAGGTAGGACGACTTGTGAATGAGTCGACATTTTCTCCCGGGGGTGGTCAACCAGGACCGGCTGCGC
Coding sequences:
- a CDS encoding tetratricopeptide repeat protein, coding for MLFAAAATVGRGFAGRRRELLSLRADIERAGLDTLAGRKAARSRVLLIAGRPGWGRTALAEELARRLADDYPDGVLGARLTTSAGDPVPTERTARELLGRLGVTAPPGADEDDLSEALRAALDGKRVLLLLDDVAGAEQVDALLPDEPDCLVVAVSRGPLTGVPDVRPCTVGGLDVSAAVGLLAQYTGPTRITCDPVAAQSLVEECAGQPAALVLVGGWLAARPQASVADALARLRELPPDDGDLDHGARPLIRAFRLAYAALPSAAARMLRLLVLAPGGSTDAQTASALAGCSVADGEAALEGFAAYGMLRPRGPGDYQVPGCLDPLLRERLAAEERPAEVELARARMLERAVRQLHACRLAAEPAGSPGRKKLAGMPKPLRFSSSAQAAEWLEARLPTLIEAARLAVEAGELDTLARRLVAALTHALTAHRGAEDAAVELYGLHELVLDVARRRDLPVERAAALLNLGDLDGGAGRVDQALARYKSALEAARASGDPYTTGRALESIGGMYQELEDWHRAADWYGRALELRLSRRDLDAAARMYARLGTVHGYAGQWGEALRDWRAAAAACRRAGDRPGFARALSGAAGAQERTGRPRDALRTWAEAAAAARTCGDTGLHADLAHHAADAMDRLGGDPAVARSLRRTARKSATEAPEDTGPSPQSGEGNPDDLRNQ
- the ald gene encoding alanine dehydrogenase; its protein translation is MKVGIPREVKNNEFRVAITPAGVHELVRGGHEVVVEQSAGLGSSITDEEYTAAGARILGTADEVWATADLLLKVKEPVAEEYHRMRKGQTLFTYLHLAASRACTDALLESGTTAIAYETVETANRALPLLAPMSEVAGRIAPQVGAYHLMRSAGGRGVLPAGVPGVAAARAVVIGGGVSGWNAAQIAIGMGFHVTLLDKDINKLREADRIFGTRVQTIASNAFELEKAVLEADLVIGAVLIPGAKAPKLVTNELVSRMKPGSVLVDIAIDQGGCFEDSRPTTHAEPTFAVHDSVFYCVANMPGAVPNTSTHALTNATLPYIVELANRGWRDALRRDAALAKGLNTHEGQVVYGPVAEAHDLPTVELSSLIG